The sequence GTggaaaaatttatgcaaaaatacttccTACCTACCACCAACGTGAGGAGGCATCGagagattatgaactttgaacaagaaaataTTGAGACCTTTAGTGCCGCATGGGAGCGTTTTAAGGGCTTAGTCAAAAATTGCCCAAACCATGGACTACCACTGACTATCCAAATGGAGACATTTTATGGAGGACTGAATAGAGCATTACAGATGGCAGCAGATGCAGCAACTGCTGGTGGACTTATGGACAAATCCTATACTGAGGCTAAAGAGATACTAGTCCACATTGCCAAACACAATATGGAATGGGTGGATGATACATATGATGGAAGAACTGACAGGAGAAGAAGATCTCAGAACGTTAATTCTATTGATGCCAACGCAATAGCCACACTTTCTACTCAAGTGGCTATGATGACCAGCCTTCTGCAGAACATAATGTTGGGAAAGCATCAAATCAGTAAAATGTGAATCAGGTAGAGCCGTTTGGGCAGCCCATGGTTAGCTGTGTGGGTTGTGGAGATCCTCACTCCTATGTTGAATGTCCACAAAACCCTCAGTCAGTATGATTCATCAAAAACAATTCATTCTCTAATACATATAACCCTAGATGGAGAAACCATCTGGATTTTTCTTGGACAGGAAGAAATCAGCAAGAGCACCACCCAGGGGCGAACCATCAGCAAAGGAATGGACCGCCGCCTTCATTTCAACAAACTCATCAGCAGCATCAACAACCATTTAATAGAGGACAGGCGTCGAGCTCAAGATCTCCGCTTGAGAACCTATTGAAGGAATAATTAGCCCAGAATGATGCGTTGCTGAAAAGCCAGGCGTCATCTATCAGAAACCTGGAGATCCAGGTAGATAGCAAACGGGTTGAAAAAATAGGCAGCCTGGGTTCTACCTAGCAATACCGAAACACCTGGGAACAATTCAATGGGAAGAACAagctcttgaagaaagaagaatgaatccAAGAAATAGTAGTCCTTCGAAAGAATGCATTACACGTTCAATGGATCAGGAAGAAAGAACGCTCGAGACCATAAGCCATTCAGAAACCAGTACGTCTAACGCGGGAAAGCCTGAGGTGCCGCTGAACGCACCATTCCTTAGGcgtctgatgaagaagaatgatgaacatcAATTCAAGCGCTTTCTTGAGCTCCTAAAGCAACTGCACATCAACATTCCACTTATAGAGGCTTTGGAGCAGATGCCAACATATGTAAAAAATTCTAAGGACATTTTGACGAAGAAGAGAAGAGTCAGTGAGAAGGAAGTGATAGTGCTAACGCAGGAATGTAACACGTTAGTAAGCAACAATCTACCAAAGAAGCAAAAGGACCCTGGGAGCTTCACAGTTCCTTGTTCGATAGGAGGATTGGATGTGGGTCATGCGTTGTGCGATCTAGGAGCCAGCATTAATCTCATgccactttcaatttttaagaaattggggAGTGGTGAAGCACAACCTACTTCTGTCACCCTTCAGCTCGCTGACAGAATAATTAAGTACCCAGAAGGGAAGATTGAAAATGTTTTGGTGAAGGTTGACAATATCATATTCCCAGCAGACTTTATTATCTTGGACTATGAAGCAGATAGGGAGGTACCAATTATCCTTGGACGCCCCTTCTTGGCTACCGGGAAAGTTTTAATTGACGTGTATAAAGGTGAATTAACTATGTGCGTGGACAATGAAGAGGTAAAGTTTAATGTGCTCAACGCATTAAAGTTCCTAGATAGTGAAGATTGTCAACTAAACAGTATTGAGTTGCCTGAAGAAAAGACTTATGTATGTGAGGTCCTCATGTTGGAGGAGAGCCTGAAGGAATCAGAGCCGCCAAGTCAGTGAGCGGTAGACAAAACCATCGCGTCCATCACTTGAAGAACCACCAGAACTCGAGTTGAAACAGTTACCTGAACACTTGAATTATGCATTTCTTGGAACCAACAACACTTTACCTGTGATCATTTCCACAAATCTTACAGAGCCTAATGAGCAATCTCTTTTGCAGAAGCTAAAAAAGCACAAGCGTGCAATAGGCTGGACGCTTGCAGATATCCGTGGGATAAGTCTATCTTTTTGCATGCACAATATTAGGCTGGAAGAAGGGAAGTCGGGGTCAATCGAGCCTCAAAGAAGGCCGAACCCcataatgaaagaagtggtcaagaagaagattttaaaatggttggacGCAAGAGTTATTTATCCGATATCCGACAGTAGTTGGGTAAGTCCAGTCCAATGCATTCCCAAGAAAAGGGGAACGACCTTGATATTCAACAGTAATAATACCCTCGAGAACTATCACGGGCTGGCGCATCTGTATGGATTACTAGAAGCTCAACGCAGAAAATAAGAAAGACcacttcccttttcctttcattgatcaaatgcttgacagacttgcaggtaaagaattttattgctttctcgATTGTTATTCTGGTTACAACCAGATTCTGATAGTTTCGGAAGATCAGGAGAAGACTACGTTTACTTGTCCCTTTGGAATATTTGCATTCAGAAGCATGCCCTTTGAGCTGTGTAACGCACCTAGGACATTTCAACGATGTATGATGGTCATCTTCTCTGACTTCCTAGAAAATATGTTGAAGtcttcatggatgatttttcagtctttggagactcattccaGTCATGCCTAGATAATTTGGAGGTCGTCCTCACTCAATACGAGGAAACAAACTTGGTGCTGAATTAAgagaaatgtcacttcatggtgactgaaGGAATTGTCTTGGGTCACAAAGTATCTAAGGTTGGCTTGGAAGTAAATGAagccaaaatagatgtcataaCAAAACTTCCACCACCAGCAAATGTTAAAACTTTACGAAGTTTTCTAGGGCTTGCTGGCTTCTATAGACGGTTCGTTAGAGGATTCTCTCAGATTGCACGACCTTTGAGTGCATTACTAGAGGCGAACCAGCCCTATAACTTTAAGGAAGACTATACTGACGCGTTTGAAACTTTGAAGTATTCGTTGACGACAACTCTAGTAATGATAGCACCGGATTGGACGTAGCGCTTTATTCTTATGTGCGACGTGAGTGATGTGGTAGTAGGAATAATGTTAGGGCAAAAGAAGGGTAACTTGATACATCCTATCTCCTACGCGTCCAAAACACTAAATGACTCTTAGGAACACTATACCACtactgaaaaagaaatgtttgCTGTAGTGTTTGGTATTGAAAAGTTTCGATCTTACTTAGTTGGTGCATCAGCCACCATATACACCGACCACTCAGCCATAAAATTCCTGATGAGCAAAAAGGACGCTAAGCCAAGATTGATAAGATGGGTGTTGCTACTACAGGAGTTTGATATTGATATCTAGGACAGAAGGGGAACAGAAAATCAGGTGGTTGACCACCTGTCCAGGCTAGAGAATTAAGAAATGCAAGCCCAAGAAAGTGAAATCAAGGACGCATTTCCTAATGAAAGCCTGTTTAGAGTTGACGGTAGGGAACCTTGGTATGCgaacatagtcaattatttaacCACCAAGCAATTCCCTGGGAACTTCAACTCTCAGCAAAAGAAACGGTTAGTTCATGACAGcaagttttatttttgggatgaccCGTTCCTATATAAACAAGGCCCTAACTCCATAATGCGTCGATGTGTCTCGGAGGAGGAGACACAACGCATCTTAGCTGAGTGTCATGACTCTCCTTACGGAGGGCATTTCGGTGGATAAAGAACTGCAGTGAAGGCCCTTCAAAGCCGATACTTTTAGCCCACCCTCTTTAAAGACGCGAGGGATTTTTTTCGAAAATGTGACCACTGCCAACGCACCGGAAATATTTCTTTAAGGGACACAATGCCTTTGAACAATATTCTTGAAGTTGagttatttgatgtttggggcatAGACTTTATGGGACTTTTTCCCCTGTTCTGTGGCCAACAGTACATCCTGCTTGCAGTAGATTATGTATCTAAATGGGTAGAAGCAGTGGCTGTGCTAGGAATGATGCGTCCACTGTATCTAAGTTTCTTACCAGGAACATCTTTACACGTTATGGAACACCAAGAGCCCTGATAAGTGACGAAGGTATGCACTTTATTAATCGTATCATTTCCAAAttacttgcaaaatataatgttaGGCACAAAATTTCCACTGCCTACCACCCACAAACAAACGGTCAAGCGGAAGTATCAAATCGAGAAATCAAGTCCATCCTAGAGAAAGTCGTCAATGCAACGCGGAAGGATTGGGCACAGAGGCTGGATGAGGCGCTCTGGGCCTACAGGACTGCTTACAAAACTTctataggtatgtctccatactctcttgtatttggaaaagcatgtcatttacctTCAGAGTTGAAGCACAAGGCGTTTTGGGTAGTTAAGAAGTTGAACATGAACTTAGACGCCACGGGCGCTCAACGTAAACTTTAGCTCAACGAGCTCGAGGAGTGGCGATTGAATGCGTACGAGAACAACAAGCTGTACAAAGAAAAgacaaagcgttggcatgatcaacgcatcaGTAAGAAAGAACTTATTGTTGGCCAAAAAGTTTTATTGTTCAATTCACAACTGCATTTGTTTCCAGGAAAGCTAAAATCTAGGTGGTTAGGACCTTTTATCATCAAAGCAATCTTCCCATATGGAGCTGTGGAAATAACACGAGAAGATGGCACCAACGCATTCAAGGTAAACGGCCAAACAGTAAAGccttactttgaagatggaCTGGAACGCCAGAAGTCATCTCTCTCACTACACGAAGCCCGTTGAGGCCCGCGTCGAAGTATCCCTGTGTTTGCAACGCCATATATTCCAGGGATGCTTCCCCCACCCTtgtcttttttcattttgtattttatgatGCGTTTGAATTTGTTGATTTAGTTGTTTGGATGTTTTTAGATTGATCGtctttgtttttgcttttacaaaagttggaaacttgtttgtttttctttagaaAGATGTGTATGATCGAATTTGGAACAACGGACGCGTTAGACATAAGTCTAACACACGGCCCAGTTGAAGGGACGCATCTCGAGAACACAAAAACACTCGAGTATTTAGATAACCGAGACGACCCTTTAGCTTCACATTTATTGCAGATGTCAAGCGCCGCCTGACATCAGCCACTAACCTTCCCTCTGCCTATAAAAAGGCCCAATgatttgaagaactcttcttcttcttcttcatttgcacTCTCGAGCCCTCTgaaacaaaaagaaaggaaaaaaaaaaaaagaaacctgAACCCCTCCGTCTCCCTCGCTTCCGATTCGCTCGAGCTTCTCCAGCCACCATGTCATCCGCCTCAGATAGCCAGAACCAGACAATGAGCTTTGGGAACGACTCTCCGGTAATCTCTTTCTCCTCGTCCTCTGTTTCAATTTCTCCTCCCCCAAGCCCTAGAAAAACCACCAAAACCCTCACCCAAACCAAACCCACACACGGCGGAGCTACCTCTTAACGGCTGTCCGTTTCAAAACCTTCCAAAGCCTCCAAAGCCACCGTTACCCTTCCGGCCAGGATCCCTCAACCTAAACCTAAAACCCCTcaatcaaaactaaaaactacCCCCAAGCCAAGGGTTAAAACACCTGCAAAACCAAAGACGTGTCCATCATCTACGGTCGCTTCCAAACCCTACGCCAAGCCTGCCCCACCACCAGTCACCTAACATCACTATGGTGGGTGCAACGCATAATCCACTCCCAGCCTACGCCCACAACGCACCATCACCAGCGGTGCGTCCACCACCTTCACTTTCTATCGAGCCCTTGGCCACCATTTATCCCATGGAATCAGACGGGTGGAGCCAACCACCTTCTTCGCCCATCCTCATATCTTCCCCTCGGACGCCTCATACCCCAGTGGGCACCCCTTCATTTACTCCACCCATACCACTCTCTGACAGTCCTGCGTCAGAACGCAATCTTGAAGAGTTGGCAGAATTGGCTCGACTGGACGAGCAAGAGGTTTTTGGTGCGATCTTGGCATCCCTCAATCAAAGCCAAAAGGAAGAGAAAGTGATGCGTTCAGACTTACCAAACGCATCACTTGAGTTAGACGAAGCGGAGCGGTATGTGATGATGCTTGAAGAGGAATTAGAAGAAGATggaagggaagaagatgaaagggaagaagaaaatagagaaaggAGAATTCACCCTGACACGTCTCAACCACGCTCATCCGACGCGAATGAAGGGcttttaaaatcaaaaagagtaacaagaaaaagaagtttgatattggaggaagaagatacGTAATCTGCATCCGGACCTGAGGGTGCAACGTATGAAAACAGCTCAAGGCACGACGCACTAGAGCAGGAATTGGAAAACTACAGCCCGCAATGCAAGGGCAAAGGAAGACTGATCTCCAAAGGGAATTGGAGAATGAACTGAGAGAACTGGCAAGGGAAGCAAAAGAGTATGCGACAGGAAAACGCAAGGTAACCGAAGCGTTGCCTAAGAAGACTTCGAGAAGAAAGCGTCAATTTAGTGACATACTCGTAGAAAAGGGCTTCTTCCCCAAACGCTACCCCTGCCAATTTACATAACTGAGACAATAAACGCATTAAGGTGGAATCAATTCTGCGTTGGGCACACTCGCATCTGGCCCAACCTCGTCCGTATGTTCTAcaatagtgagtttgatatgGAGAAGAACACAGCTTTTGTTGATGGGGTGTTAGTGCGCTTCTCAGCTGACaagataaatgaagtgttcaatatTGACAATAATCCAGACGCAGAAGAAAATCGCATCTAGAAACAGCcaacataaagtcaattagaagATGCGTTAAAGACAGTAGCCAAACTTGGAAGCAAATGGCAAACATCAAGAAACGGGGCAAAAATGTTAGCTTCCAGGAATTTAACTCCAGACGCAAATCTGTGGTATTACTTGATCAAACGgagcatcatgcctacaacgcatgatgaGACATTATCAAAAGAACACGTTCTGGCTATTTGTTACGTCATGTAGTACATCCATTTGGACATTGAAAGAATTATAAGGGATCAGATCAAAGCCATCAAGACTAGGCCACGAGGGCAACTCTACTTTCCATGGCTGATCTGTGCACTATGCGAACGGGGGGGTATCTCTCTGGGAGATGACCGTGAAGTTACTACGGTATCTACTAAGTGGTTCGCCGTATCAACCTGCCTTACCTGCCAAGGAAGTGGCACCCAAGCCTCGACCATCCAAACGCGCCCCCAAAAGAATACCCGTCCAGATTGTTGAACATGGCGATGAAGCTTCAGAGCACGAAGAACATGAAGCTGAGCCTAAACTTCCAGCTGAAGAAGCGCAACCACCCCTCAATCTTACTTTCCATGATTCACCATTGGCCCCGCCAGAAGGGAGTCCTGATCAAACGTACCAAGAACCAACTCATATAGATCAGGACATCCCGTATTCCCTTCCTTCGCCCCAACTAAGTCCAATTCCCAATTTTTTGCCTCCTCCAATAATTTTTGAGCCAACTGGTCTAGGGTCAAGCAACGCAGAAAATTTTTAAGACCCAGTTAGAAGAAGTGAAGAACCAACACCACCTCAACGCAGCGCAGACttagaagagt comes from Benincasa hispida cultivar B227 chromosome 2, ASM972705v1, whole genome shotgun sequence and encodes:
- the LOC120072130 gene encoding uncharacterized protein LOC120072130, with protein sequence MDQEERTLETISHSETSTSNAGKPEVPLNAPFLRRLMKKNDEHQFKRFLELLKQLHINIPLIEALEQMPTYVKNSKDILTKKRRVSEKEVIVLTQECNTLVSNNLPKKQKDPGSFTVPCSIGGLDVGHALCDLGASINLMPLSIFKKLGSGEAQPTSVTLQLADRIIKYPEGKIENVLVKVDNIIFPADFIILDYEADREVPIILGRPFLATGKVLIDVYKGELTMCVDNEEVKFNVLNALKFLDSEDCQLNSIELPEEKTYVCEVLMLEESLKESEPPSQ